A DNA window from Patagioenas fasciata isolate bPatFas1 chromosome 1, bPatFas1.hap1, whole genome shotgun sequence contains the following coding sequences:
- the ERCC5 gene encoding DNA excision repair protein ERCC-5: MGVQGLWKLLECAGRPINPETLEGKILAVDISIWLNQAIKGARDHGGNSVRNAHLLTLFHRLCKLLFFRIRPVFVFDGEAPLLKRQTLAKRRQRKEVAISDSRKTTEKLLKTFLKRQVIKTALKGKSNEAFPSITQVRREEIDDMYVLPSLEDEEKNSSEEEEEKEWEVRMSQKKMLQEELCENPNSVDIESEDFNKLPPEIKHEILTDMKEFTKRKRTLFEAMPEESNDFSQYQLRGLLKKSNLNRCIENVQKELSQQHSGEIQTQYENEGGFVREVESSRVFSEDTSHYILIKGIQAKEATSGDLETAAGPSSKIFEFTKLMKIDESPAGPKPVASDKLQTENDNNVVTAPPPSPRTLLAIQAAMVESSSEEELGDEDTGRLNVDQSVEEGSVSPRTLQAIRQALSDGDKREEVVTVRTDGVLPQRSEVKDFLLSSSDEEDQILEVKEGKKLPTSAIHSSNQVTMQDTELKQKNQELEKNHITPKDTGICRTENYSFIDNSKKGKDDVDKEDGSKMDLNSLGDKDINLCTQKPSCSPVQTSIGALIHAETTDLSKKEENLKISENTEEIISQTEENISEVQKDVRFFPEAKGLEEEREVISQSEDSDSDGSFIEVDTEIGNEAESSPKCDEELGDKTAVPEAEADKHDIVTQDLLKESDEVQLANDQNVEKDDDGEDAADEWQDISLEELEGLENDLSAEQNMLHAQKQQQERVAASVTGQMFLESQELLRLFGIPYIEAPMEAEAQCAVLDLTDQTSGTITDDSDVWLFGARHVYKNFFSQNKYVEYYQYVDFQNQLGLDRSKLINLAYLLGSDYTEGIPNVGFVTAMEILNEFPGHGLEPLLKFAEWWNETQKNKKLRPNPHDTKVKKKLRELQLSSGFPNPAVAEAYLKPVVDESRSSFTWGKPDVEQIREFCQDHFGWTKTKVDEILLPVIKQLNLQQTQLRIDSFFRLEQHERQAIKSQRLRRAVTCLKRKEKEEADEIQEAAAAMEIELKHDEERKGKSTAGCAHHQALATEVQGGKRRRKHSDSRKEHLYGGGFIGNLHLSETSSDSSVEESESRDLGKSKRRKNVSTVGTADHKEKKGCSSSSDEDELSNVVMVTAKPVFENRKKKSRSKRAIKKKKS, from the exons ATGGGAGTCCAAGGACTTTGGAAACTGCTTGAATGTGCTGGGAGACCTATAAACCCAGAAACGCTGGAAGGAAAAATTCTTGCTGTTG ATATCAGTATTTGGTTGAACCAAGCAATAAAGGGAGCCAGAGATCATGGTGGTAATTCCGTACGAAATGCTCACCTCCTCACTCTGTTTCATCGACTCTGCAAGTTACTTTTTTTCCGAATTCGGCCTGTCTTTGTTTTTGATGGAGAGGCACCGCTTCTGAAGAGACAAACCTTG GCTAAGCGAAGACAAAGAAAGGAAGTTGCCATCAGTGATTCTAGGAAAACTACAGAGAAACTCTTGAAAACGTTTTTGAAGAGACAAGTTATCAAAACTGCGCTTAAAGGCAAAAG CAATGAAGCTTTTCCTAGTATTACACAAGTTCGAAGAGAAGAGATTGATGATATGTATGTATTGCCTTctttagaggatgaagagaagAACAG ctctgaggaggaagaggaaaaagaatgggAAGTGAGAATGAGCCAAAAAAAGATGTTGCAG GAAGAGTTATGTGAAAATCCTAATTCTGTAGATATTGAATCAGAAGATTTCAACAAGCTGCCTCCGGAAATAAAACATGAGATCCTGACTGATATGAAAGAATTTACGAAGCGAAAAAGAACACTATTTGAAGCAATGCCAGAG gagTCCAATGACTTTTCCCAGTACCAACTTAGGGGTTTGCTTAAGAAAAGCAACCTCAATCGATGCATAGAAAATGTACAAAAAGAATTAAGCCAACAGCACTCAGGTGAAATCCAAACACAATATGAAAATGAAGGTGGTTTTGTGAGAGAAGTGGAATCTAGCAGGGTATTCTCTGAGGATACTTCTCACTATATCCTAATAAAAG GTATTCAAGCAAAAGAAGCTACAAGTGGAGACCTGGAAACTGCTGCAGGACCCTCAtcaaaaatatttgaatttactAAATTGATGAAAATCGATGAATCTCCTGCTGGTCCAAAGCCAGTTGCATCTGACAAGTTGCAGACAGAAAATGATAACAATGTGGTGACAGCACCACCCCCCTCTCCTCGGACTTTGCTTGCTATCCAGGCAGCTATGGTAGAAAGCAGTTCAGAAGAAGAACTGGGGGATGAAGATACAGGACGATTGAATGTGGACCAATCTGTAGAGGAAGGCAGTGTGTCCCCAAGAACGCTGCAGGCAATTCGGCAAGCTCTGAGTGATGGTGATAAAAGGGAGGAAGTTGTTACTGTTAGAACTGATGGAGTGCTACCACAAAGATCAGAAGTGAAGGATTTTCTGCTTAGTAGCTCAGATGAAGAAGATCAGATTCTTGAAgttaaggagggaaaaaaattaccTACATCTGCAATTCATTCATCAAACCAAGTGACTATGCAGGACACCGAACTTAAACAAAAGAATCAGGAGttggaaaaaaatcacattacacCCAAGGACACCGGTATATGCAGAACTGAAAATTATTCTTTTATTGACAATAGTAAAAAAGGGAAAGATGATGTAGACAAAGAGGATGGTTCCAAAATGGACTTAAATTCTTTGGGAGATAAGGATATAAACTTGTGCACACAGAAGCCAAGCTGTTCCCCTGTACAAACTAGTATAGGGGCTTTGATTCATGCTGAAACAACAGACTTGtctaaaaaagaggaaaatttgaaaatttctgaaaatacagaggaaataatttcacaaacagaagaaaatatatctGAGGTACAAAAGGATGTTAGATTTTTTCCAGAAGCAAAAGGTCTTGAGGAGGAAAGAGAAGTGATATCACAGTCTGAAGACAGTGATTCTGATG GAAGCTTTATTGAAGTGGATACTGAAATCGGTAATGAGGCTGAGTCTTCTCCTAAATGTGATGAAGAACTTGGTGATAAAACAGCAGTTCCGGAAGCTGAGGCAGACAAGCATGATATTGTCACACAGGACTTGCTGAAGGAGTCTGATGAAGTGCAGTTGGCAAATGATCAGAATGTTGAAAAAGATGATGATGGTGAAGATGCAGCAGATGAGTGGCAAGACATCAGTTTG gaagAGCTGGAAGGATTAGAAAATGACCTTTCTGCTGAGCAGAATATGCTTCATGCGCAAAAACAGCAGCAGGAGCGCGTTGCTGCTTCTGTAACGGGACAGATGTTCTTGGAAAGCCAG GAGCTTCTCCGTCTGTTTGGCATTCCATATATTGAAGCTCCAATGGAGGCAGAGGCACAATGTGCTGTACTGGACCTTACTGATCAGACCTCTGGGACAATTACCGATGACAGTGATGTGTGGTTATTTGGTGCACGACATGTTTATAAAAATTTCTTCAGTCAAAACAAATATGTGGAATATTATCAGTACGTTGATTTTCAAAACCAGCTAG GGTTGGATCGAAGCAAGCTAATTAATTTGGCATACTTGCTTGGAAGTGATTACACTGAGGGCATCCCAAACGTTGGCTTTGTAACAGCGATGGAGATTTTAAATGAGTTTCCTGGGCATGGACTGGAACCTCTCTTAAAATTTGC tgAGTGGTGGAATGAGACTCAGAAGAATAAGAAATTGAGACCTAATCCACATGACACCAAAGTCAAAAAGAAGTTGCGGGAGCTGCAGCTTTCTTCAGGTTTCCCAaatccagcagtggcagaggcatACCTGAAGCCTGTGGTGGATGAGTCAAGGAGTTCATTCACCTGGGGGAAGCCTGATGTAGAGCAGATCAGAGA ATTCTGTCAGGATCACTTTGGCTGGACTAAGACAAAGGTAGATGAAATCCTTTTGCCTGTGATAAAACAGCTGAACCTGCAGCAG ACTCAGCTTCGAATTGATTCATTCTTCAGACTAGAACAGCATGAAAGACAAGCTATTAAAAGTCAAAGGCTACGCAGAGCTGTGACTTGtctgaagagaaaggagaaagaagaagcCGATGAAATtcaggaggctgctgctgctATGGAGATTGAACTTAAACATgatgaggaaaggaaagggaaaagtacTGCAGGCTGTGCACATCATCAAGCGCTGGCAACAGAAGTCCAAGgtggaaagagaagaagaaaacattcaGATTCCAGAAAAGAACATTTATATGGAGGTGGTTTTATTGGGAATTTGCACCTTTCAGAAACTTCTAGTGACTCCTCAGTAGAGGAATCAGAAAGCAGAGATTTAGGCAaaagcaaaaggaggaaaaatgtctCTACAGTTGGGACAGCAGACCATAAAGAGAAAAAGGGATGTAGTAGCTCAAGTGATGAGGATGAACTGAGTAATGTAGTCATGGTGACTGCCAAACCTGTGTTtgagaacagaaaaaagaaatcacggagtaaaagagcaataaaaaagaaaaagtcttaa
- the BIVM gene encoding basic immunoglobulin-like variable motif-containing protein isoform X2 — protein MPTISEDEKENGSGNNGNTENKPGKASPEASLHDPLKPYCTSDASTASLVSRGDGHYPWGCPVTHTREKFYTICSDYAFLNRVPSICKSPSASVSACLSGSAALNAGNNTPGLLGIQTGASEIIYREDTDLESLPGDLGKLPLAWEIDKSEFNGVTTNLKNKAGNMKKQVTKKKSLDKKSKQYRECSQRSALEDVKERKVLDLRRWYCVSRPQYKTSCGISSLVSCWNFLYSTLGAGSLPPITQEEALHILGFQPPFEEIRFGPFTGNTTLMRWFRQINDHFHIKGCSYVLYKPHGKNKTAGETAAGALAKLTRGLKDETMAYIYHCQNHYFCPIGFEATPVKASKAYRGRVLQQEVEYWILIGEPSRKHPTIHCKRWADIVTDLNTQNPEYLDIRHLERGLQHRKTKKVGGNLHCIIAFQRLNWQRFGPWNFPLGNVRQDKQSQTQGHGISKSESEDNISKKQHGRLGRSFSAGFHQESTWKKSHLRERRNSGYQSYNDYDGND, from the exons ATGCCTACCATTTCAGAAGATGAAAAGGAGAATGGTTCTGGAAATAATGGGAACACTGAAAACAAACCTGGGAAAGCATCCCCAGAAGCTTCTCTTCATGATCCCTTGAAGCCATACTGCACGTCAGACGCCTCCACTGCATCCTTGGTGTCCAGGGGAGATGGGCATTATCCATGGGGATGTCCTGTGACTCATACACGAGAGAAATTTTATACCATCTGCTCAGACTATGCTTTTTTAAACAGAGTACCATCTATTTGTAAAAGCCCAAGTGCTTCAGTTAGTGCCTGTCTGTCAGGCAGTGCTGCCTTAAATGCTGGAAATAACACACCTGGCTTACTTGGCATTCAAACTGGTGCTTCAGAAATAATCTACAGGGAAGATACTGACTTGGAAAGCTTGCCTGGTGATCTTGGGAAGCTTCCCTTGGCATGGGAAATTGACAAATCAGAGTTCAATGGCGTGACCACAAATCTGAAGAACAAAGCAG GCAACATGAAGAAGCAAGTGACAAAGAAAAAATCCCtagacaaaaaaagcaaacaatacaGGGAGTGTTCTCAGCGTTCTGCTCTTGAAGATGTGAAGGAGAGGAAAGTGTTGGACCTTCGGAGATG gtattGTGTTAGTCGACCTCAATACAAGACTTCCTGTGGAATTTCATCCTTAGTGTCTTGCTGGAACTTCTTATATAGTACACTGGGAGCTGGAAG tttaccACCTATTACTCAAGAAGAAGCTTTGCATATACTGGGCTTTCAGCCCCCATTTGAGGAGATTAGGTTTGGTCCCTTCACTGGAAATACAACTTTAATGAG ATGGTTTAGACAAATAAACGATCACTTCCATATCAAGGGATGCTCGTATGTTCTGTATAAACCTCATGGGAAGAACAAGACAGCTGGAGAAACTG CTGCAGGGGCACTTGCAAAACTAACACGTGGACTGAAAGATGAAACAATGGCCTACATCTACCATTGCCAAAACCATTATTTTTGCCCAATTGGATTTGAAGCAACCCCCGTAAAAGCTAGTAAAGCCTATAG AGGTCGTGTCTTGCAGCAAGAAGTAGAATATTGGATCTTAATTGGAGAGCCAAGCAGAAAACATCCAACAATACACTGTAAACG GTGGGCAGATATTGTCACTGACCTAAACACCCAAAATCCAGAATATCTAGATATTCGACACCTAGAGAGAGGATTGCAGCATCGGAAGACAAAGAAG GTTGGAGGAAATCTTCATTGCATCATTGCCTTCCAGAGACTTAACTGGCAAAGATTTGGTCCTTGGAATTTTCCACTTGGAAATGTTAGACAGGATAAACAATCccaaacacaaggacatggaatTTCCAAATCTGAGAGTGAAGACAATATCTCTAAGAAACAACATGGACGACTGGGTCGATCTTTCAGTGCTGGCTTTCATCAAGAATCAACGTGGAAGAAATCTCATCTTCGTGAGAGGAGGAACAGTGGGTATCAAAGTTATAATGATTATGATGGGAATGATTAA
- the BIVM gene encoding basic immunoglobulin-like variable motif-containing protein isoform X1, whose translation MPTISEDEKENGSGNNGNTENKPGKASPEASLHDPLKPYCTSDASTASLVSRGDGHYPWGCPVTHTREKFYTICSDYAFLNRVPSICKSPSASVSACLSGSAALNAGNNTPGLLGIQTGASEIIYREDTDLESLPGDLGKLPLAWEIDKSEFNGVTTNLKNKAGNMKKQVTKKKSLDKKSKQYRECSQRSALEDVKERKVLDLRRWYCVSRPQYKTSCGISSLVSCWNFLYSTLGAGSLPPITQEEALHILGFQPPFEEIRFGPFTGNTTLMRWFRQINDHFHIKGCSYVLYKPHGKNKTAGETAAGALAKLTRGLKDETMAYIYHCQNHYFCPIGFEATPVKASKAYRLLDLDSGDLGPVPSSTTDFQCDFRGRVLQQEVEYWILIGEPSRKHPTIHCKRWADIVTDLNTQNPEYLDIRHLERGLQHRKTKKVGGNLHCIIAFQRLNWQRFGPWNFPLGNVRQDKQSQTQGHGISKSESEDNISKKQHGRLGRSFSAGFHQESTWKKSHLRERRNSGYQSYNDYDGND comes from the exons ATGCCTACCATTTCAGAAGATGAAAAGGAGAATGGTTCTGGAAATAATGGGAACACTGAAAACAAACCTGGGAAAGCATCCCCAGAAGCTTCTCTTCATGATCCCTTGAAGCCATACTGCACGTCAGACGCCTCCACTGCATCCTTGGTGTCCAGGGGAGATGGGCATTATCCATGGGGATGTCCTGTGACTCATACACGAGAGAAATTTTATACCATCTGCTCAGACTATGCTTTTTTAAACAGAGTACCATCTATTTGTAAAAGCCCAAGTGCTTCAGTTAGTGCCTGTCTGTCAGGCAGTGCTGCCTTAAATGCTGGAAATAACACACCTGGCTTACTTGGCATTCAAACTGGTGCTTCAGAAATAATCTACAGGGAAGATACTGACTTGGAAAGCTTGCCTGGTGATCTTGGGAAGCTTCCCTTGGCATGGGAAATTGACAAATCAGAGTTCAATGGCGTGACCACAAATCTGAAGAACAAAGCAG GCAACATGAAGAAGCAAGTGACAAAGAAAAAATCCCtagacaaaaaaagcaaacaatacaGGGAGTGTTCTCAGCGTTCTGCTCTTGAAGATGTGAAGGAGAGGAAAGTGTTGGACCTTCGGAGATG gtattGTGTTAGTCGACCTCAATACAAGACTTCCTGTGGAATTTCATCCTTAGTGTCTTGCTGGAACTTCTTATATAGTACACTGGGAGCTGGAAG tttaccACCTATTACTCAAGAAGAAGCTTTGCATATACTGGGCTTTCAGCCCCCATTTGAGGAGATTAGGTTTGGTCCCTTCACTGGAAATACAACTTTAATGAG ATGGTTTAGACAAATAAACGATCACTTCCATATCAAGGGATGCTCGTATGTTCTGTATAAACCTCATGGGAAGAACAAGACAGCTGGAGAAACTG CTGCAGGGGCACTTGCAAAACTAACACGTGGACTGAAAGATGAAACAATGGCCTACATCTACCATTGCCAAAACCATTATTTTTGCCCAATTGGATTTGAAGCAACCCCCGTAAAAGCTAGTAAAGCCTATAG GTTGCTGGATTTGGACTCGGGAGACCTGGGTCCAGTTCCCAGTTCAACCACAGACTTCCAGTGTGACTTTAG AGGTCGTGTCTTGCAGCAAGAAGTAGAATATTGGATCTTAATTGGAGAGCCAAGCAGAAAACATCCAACAATACACTGTAAACG GTGGGCAGATATTGTCACTGACCTAAACACCCAAAATCCAGAATATCTAGATATTCGACACCTAGAGAGAGGATTGCAGCATCGGAAGACAAAGAAG GTTGGAGGAAATCTTCATTGCATCATTGCCTTCCAGAGACTTAACTGGCAAAGATTTGGTCCTTGGAATTTTCCACTTGGAAATGTTAGACAGGATAAACAATCccaaacacaaggacatggaatTTCCAAATCTGAGAGTGAAGACAATATCTCTAAGAAACAACATGGACGACTGGGTCGATCTTTCAGTGCTGGCTTTCATCAAGAATCAACGTGGAAGAAATCTCATCTTCGTGAGAGGAGGAACAGTGGGTATCAAAGTTATAATGATTATGATGGGAATGATTAA